The proteins below are encoded in one region of Bremerella sp. P1:
- a CDS encoding DUF389 domain-containing protein: MFRFPKVSAERTREIVREVSHGSKARGRFFVLLITASMIASFGLIANSTAVIIGAMLVSPLMTPIFGAALGILRGNPRLLGWSLWSEAIGITLAVGAAYLVGIPQLSFGDATPEMLARTQPNLLDLLVAVFAGFAGAYAMLDERVSPALPGVAIATAIVPPLATCGLCLSLGAWSGAGGAMLLFLANFVSILLVALAVFWAGGLARKGMYSRRRVFGHIGLTTTAFVVVVVILTNSLLRITKDRALESGIHKTLEEELALKHGTDLEELMHCRTSKGVQVLATVRSHSTISPRWVTAIEDRLESALGEPVDLVVRTIRSRDVCALGASLQVVHPNLDGDFLVEMSDDFEARESLASQVVREFFEDEPGFELTRIEYGISNNHEGVIVAYANSIRRLSKQEFGALESVLQERFNDPALHLFVSMNVASLQGRDGPQLVEWSNVQSAAPERAGELPGIREAIRIAVKHETNNEPIRMHFNWTGDHWRALVEVFGGEGLSPSAVAKIRSELPEQLAQRVELLIWRKSDFVVTEEGYSDYDTLVDSDLLQRSEQLRGLFQVSTLPSTTTSHKDAADSLLLDE; the protein is encoded by the coding sequence ATGTTTCGTTTTCCAAAAGTCAGTGCAGAACGAACTCGTGAAATTGTCCGCGAGGTTTCCCACGGCTCAAAGGCTCGTGGACGATTCTTTGTATTGCTAATCACCGCATCGATGATTGCATCGTTTGGGTTGATTGCCAACAGTACAGCTGTCATTATTGGTGCGATGCTGGTGTCACCACTGATGACACCTATTTTCGGGGCAGCATTGGGAATCTTACGGGGCAATCCACGCTTGTTGGGCTGGTCGCTCTGGAGTGAAGCAATCGGAATCACTCTGGCAGTGGGGGCCGCATATCTGGTCGGGATTCCACAGCTTTCCTTCGGTGATGCCACACCGGAAATGCTCGCACGCACCCAACCAAACCTGCTTGACCTGCTTGTCGCTGTGTTTGCTGGCTTCGCCGGTGCCTATGCGATGCTCGACGAGCGTGTGAGCCCGGCGCTTCCTGGTGTCGCTATTGCGACTGCGATCGTTCCGCCACTTGCGACTTGCGGACTTTGCCTGTCGTTAGGGGCATGGTCAGGCGCCGGTGGAGCGATGCTTCTCTTTCTCGCGAATTTCGTGTCGATTCTTTTAGTGGCATTGGCAGTGTTTTGGGCTGGCGGATTGGCCCGCAAAGGCATGTACTCCCGGAGACGAGTGTTCGGCCATATTGGATTGACGACGACTGCGTTTGTAGTCGTTGTTGTGATTTTGACGAACTCTTTGCTGCGAATCACAAAGGACAGAGCTCTTGAGAGCGGGATTCATAAGACCCTCGAAGAAGAATTAGCGCTAAAGCATGGAACAGACCTAGAGGAACTCATGCATTGCCGTACGTCGAAAGGTGTACAAGTATTGGCGACAGTACGGTCGCACAGCACGATCTCTCCTAGATGGGTTACAGCGATCGAAGACCGTCTTGAGTCTGCGCTTGGCGAACCAGTTGACTTAGTCGTTCGGACAATTCGATCTCGCGATGTATGCGCCCTCGGTGCGTCGCTTCAGGTGGTCCACCCTAACCTTGATGGAGATTTCCTGGTTGAGATGTCTGACGACTTTGAAGCCCGTGAATCACTAGCCTCTCAGGTCGTGCGCGAGTTCTTTGAGGATGAACCAGGGTTTGAACTAACCCGAATTGAGTACGGAATCTCCAATAACCATGAAGGCGTGATCGTTGCCTACGCCAATTCCATTCGTCGTCTATCCAAACAAGAGTTCGGTGCCTTGGAGTCTGTTCTGCAAGAGAGATTTAATGACCCGGCTCTGCACTTGTTTGTAAGCATGAATGTGGCGAGCCTGCAGGGTCGAGATGGCCCTCAGCTAGTCGAATGGAGCAATGTTCAATCAGCGGCGCCCGAGAGGGCGGGGGAACTACCCGGCATCAGAGAGGCGATTCGCATCGCAGTCAAGCATGAGACAAACAACGAGCCCATTCGCATGCACTTCAATTGGACAGGTGATCACTGGAGAGCTTTGGTCGAGGTATTTGGCGGTGAGGGATTGTCACCATCCGCAGTCGCCAAGATACGAAGCGAATTGCCTGAACAGCTTGCTCAGCGTGTAGAACTGCTAATCTGGCGCAAAAGTGATTTCGTTGTGACTGAAGAGGGTTATTCGGACTACGACACACTCGTGGATTCGGACCTATTGCAACGTAGCGAGCAACTCCGTGGGCTATTTCAGGTATCGACATTGCCGTCAACAACCACCTCGCACAAAGATGCTGCAGATTCCTTGTTATTGGATGAGTAA
- a CDS encoding patatin-like phospholipase family protein — MERLFRFAERGESIGLIWAAMSEPLPMSAVAVEPSTVLMLDYEKALELTAQSPELRSHWNQKLAGSIRSHLIGDSKISDTSIVVVFHQSEQTRPLTKRLINRLSKAGETLGIFSDNEVHNYDDCTKVRSLYNNERLISEGEIHEQIGGWGNPARIIVDLKATIDDDVASRLIGLSQHILWVADESNWQEAIQRLRELEADSPAVRDKVAFIWNLRSGPTAPFAPEIASVAQRDIKTPADDSSSATNTLDPGVEGVIHHLRGISVGLALGGGAALGMAHLGVLRALEQAGVVVDRIAGTSAGAMVGLLCAAGHSPDYLVDRFTEDLQPGWLFRMLPRGGYWYLTYKYRRGKFDPMLRKYLNDLCIEQLPVPASAVTVDLVSGDVIVRNVGDAVHGILDSINLPLLSKPILRDGQALIDGGCVNNVPADVLVSQGCNLVIAVDVLAKIDKEFAGLRPDTPVSQGKPPNSVQTLLRAYAVQSYNMNSVGSLPADVRIEPDTSGFSMSEFTSASELASIGEQATREKLSTIQALLKRLGSTPHLDPV; from the coding sequence GTGGAGCGATTGTTTCGTTTTGCAGAACGAGGCGAGTCTATCGGCCTGATCTGGGCAGCGATGTCGGAACCCTTACCGATGTCGGCCGTGGCAGTCGAGCCTTCGACCGTTCTCATGCTGGACTATGAAAAAGCCTTGGAGTTAACAGCACAATCTCCCGAACTACGTTCGCACTGGAATCAAAAATTAGCTGGCTCAATCCGATCACACTTGATCGGTGATTCAAAGATTTCAGACACGTCAATCGTCGTTGTTTTCCATCAATCGGAACAGACTCGCCCGTTAACCAAGCGGCTCATCAACAGGCTATCGAAGGCAGGTGAGACGCTTGGCATATTTAGTGACAACGAGGTCCACAACTACGACGATTGCACGAAGGTACGCAGTCTATACAACAATGAGCGTTTGATATCCGAAGGAGAAATCCACGAGCAGATTGGAGGTTGGGGAAATCCAGCTCGAATCATCGTCGATTTGAAGGCTACCATTGACGACGACGTTGCATCCCGTCTTATTGGCCTCAGCCAGCACATCTTGTGGGTGGCTGATGAGAGTAATTGGCAAGAAGCGATACAGCGTTTGAGGGAACTCGAGGCCGATTCACCGGCTGTACGCGACAAAGTTGCCTTCATTTGGAATCTACGTAGCGGCCCTACGGCTCCATTTGCACCGGAGATTGCGTCTGTTGCCCAAAGAGATATAAAGACCCCAGCGGACGACTCTAGCTCCGCGACAAACACGCTTGATCCGGGAGTCGAGGGGGTAATTCACCATCTTCGCGGGATCAGTGTTGGGTTGGCGCTCGGCGGTGGTGCGGCTTTGGGCATGGCCCATCTAGGAGTTTTGCGTGCACTTGAACAGGCAGGTGTCGTCGTCGATCGAATTGCAGGCACGAGTGCCGGAGCAATGGTCGGACTGCTTTGTGCGGCAGGTCATAGTCCAGACTACCTTGTCGATCGATTTACCGAAGACTTGCAACCAGGTTGGTTATTTCGAATGCTGCCAAGGGGCGGTTACTGGTATCTGACTTACAAGTATCGACGTGGGAAGTTTGATCCAATGCTGCGCAAATACTTAAATGATTTGTGCATCGAGCAGCTGCCGGTTCCAGCCTCTGCAGTGACTGTTGACCTGGTCAGTGGCGATGTAATTGTCCGCAATGTCGGCGACGCTGTACACGGCATACTGGATAGCATCAATCTGCCCCTGTTGTCCAAGCCGATCCTTCGAGACGGTCAGGCACTGATTGATGGAGGCTGCGTGAACAATGTTCCTGCGGATGTGTTGGTGTCTCAGGGGTGTAACCTCGTCATTGCCGTTGATGTTCTTGCAAAAATCGACAAGGAATTCGCTGGCCTCCGACCAGATACACCGGTGAGCCAGGGTAAGCCGCCGAATTCAGTACAGACTTTACTGCGTGCTTATGCAGTACAGAGTTACAACATGAATTCGGTAGGCTCGCTCCCAGCTGATGTGCGAATCGAACCTGATACGAGTGGATTCAGCATGTCTGAGTTTACCAGTGCGTCGGAACTTGCATCGATCGGCGAACAAGCTACTCGCGAAAAGCTCTCAACAATTCAAGCCCTTCTCAAACGCCTGGGAAGTACGCCTCATCTTGATCCGGTTTAG
- a CDS encoding methylated-DNA--[protein]-cysteine S-methyltransferase, translating into MTIQYAVTSKEDSLSLRTVQLETSLGPAEISWIGEKLSRFAWVAKRDKRKRSRLPDDLTEAQRDLIQDVVDYAAGIRIDFADVPTDLSHGTPFQQRIWEACQRIPYGEVVTYGELATLAGRSGAARAVGTAMSQNRIPVIIPCHRVISAGNKIGGFTSPQGISLKKRLLDLEAGGPTDFKMPQKSNFRKMPK; encoded by the coding sequence GTGACGATTCAATATGCCGTAACTTCTAAAGAAGACAGTCTTTCCCTGAGAACGGTTCAGCTGGAAACGTCTCTGGGCCCCGCGGAAATCAGCTGGATTGGCGAAAAACTGAGCCGATTCGCCTGGGTTGCCAAACGCGATAAGCGAAAGCGATCTCGGCTTCCGGATGATCTGACAGAAGCCCAGCGGGACTTGATCCAAGACGTCGTCGACTATGCTGCTGGCATCCGTATCGATTTTGCGGATGTTCCCACAGACCTGTCGCATGGTACCCCTTTTCAGCAGCGGATTTGGGAGGCCTGCCAGCGTATTCCCTATGGCGAAGTCGTAACCTACGGGGAACTTGCCACGCTTGCTGGTCGCTCTGGCGCAGCCCGAGCAGTTGGAACCGCTATGTCGCAGAATCGCATCCCCGTGATCATCCCCTGTCACCGCGTCATTTCAGCCGGCAACAAGATCGGCGGGTTCACCAGCCCGCAGGGAATCAGCCTGAAAAAGCGACTGCTAGACCTGGAAGCTGGCGGACCCACCGATTTTAAGATGCCGCAGAAAAGTAATTTCCGGAAAATGCCGAAGTAA